In the genome of Stigmatopora nigra isolate UIUO_SnigA chromosome 7, RoL_Snig_1.1, whole genome shotgun sequence, the window aaaaaattaaaaaatgcaacctgcgcatgacaacaacacaaataaaaagcaaaaacaatcattcaGTGCCAGGAAatgtcttgcattttttttcctgcatccCCCAAAAAAGATCCTTTACGGTTCCTATGGCAACAACCACCGGTAGAGTCTGAAAAGCAAGAGGCTCCACGCCAAAGCGGGACGGACTGGGAAGGACGGCGGCGCGGCGTTGCTAATTGGCGCTTGGGTAACGTCTCTCATGTGGGCTAGCTGTAGCTCCTCCATTTTGGCGCTAATGGCTCGGGTGGTCAGGAGACGGACTCTGGACGGACTGTATTCCTTGTCTTTCTTCTGGGACGGGGGCGCTAGGGTGGGTAGCTCGCAGATTTCCATGGAAGGCGAGCAGCCCACCTCTAGCCAGCGGCTGAATAACTCCGATGTGAGCTTGAGGAGCTCCTCGGGTGAGGAGGTGAGCGGGGAAAACTGGGATAGGTCCATTTCCTCTTGTAAACGCTGTGGTAGATCAACATGGGTCCGTGGTTAGAACagactttttgcattaaaaaaaaatgtcaagacacACTACTAGCTTAAAATGTCTTATCTCCTCTCATTTTCTAAATTGCTTTGTTTTCACtatggtcacggggggtgctggagcctatcccagctccacacagatggaccgacctggacttgaacccaggaccccagagctgtgaggcgacACGCTAACGACTTGCGCCACCAGGCCGCCAAGTATTATCATTatctttattttgttgttattacaataataatacttattattgttatttttatcatcattatcagtatcattgttatcattatcattattgttattataataaTGCTTATTATTGTTatgacaataataattattattgttattattattgtcctGATTCTGATCCTGATCTGGACCCGGATCCCGATCCGGATCCGGATCCGGATCCTGATCCTGATCCTGATCCTGATCCTGATCCTGATCCTGATCCTGATCCTGATCCTGATCCTGATCCTGATCCTGATCCTGATCCTGATCCTGATCCTGATCCtgatccttatccttatccttatccttatccttatcatgatattattttcattatcattattataatttgatCAATGTTATCATTCAAATGTCTGGAAGCATTAAGCAGCAAAACtgttaaaattacaattttctgtgTTAGCAGTGTTCCTGATATAGTATCAAATTGatcctaatcccttaaaatccAATCAAATCTGGGCCGATTTCGTAAAATCGTCAAAAAACAATACCGTATTGTCACCAAATTGGTGACTTACGTCCAAATTGTCATCTTTTAACTGGAAATCTGATCATCTGATCAATAAAATTAATCAATGACAGCCATAACACATCTTACCTCCGTGTTTTTATTCTTGCTGATGATTATATCCAGTGTCTGCTTTAGGTCGAAGATCAACGATTGATTTAAGTGCTCATCCCAGAGGTTTTTCAAAAGGACATTCCACGACTCTAGAAGGACGATGGCGGCTGGGAACACGCAACActgcgggaaaaaaaacaacaacaaggacGTCTTAGTGTTTGCTATGCCAAAAAAAAGTCCTTGGTTGGTAAATCCGGATTTTCAAAGTGGACTCACCGGATCCGTGTCACACAGCATACTTTTGGTGTAGTAATGCGACACATAGTAATCTTTGGGAAACACGgtccgctaaaaaaaaaaaagaaggaagtaGAGATTACTGTAATcacccgcatataagccgcttttgtcaaactgtaaaaaaaagatgactgactcAAAGGTAcgcgcataaaaacacgaaactgcaagttgacgccACCGTGACATGGTGATGTCACGACAAAAATGGCGCCGTTGTCATGACAAAAGCCAAtatggccgatatggtcatttagaaaaacaaaacaataacatttagaaaagaaaaaaaacagatataagtgtggaaaaaaaattgaagtgtgGAGCGATGTGTTTTACGTACTTTCCTTGAATGCACCACCAAGTGACTGACCAAATTGGAATTGTCCATGTAGATTGTAGacaatacagtatttatttatgtttttatttattcctttattgatgtatttgtttttattaatgactcattattattgttattattattgttatcattatcattgttgatattataatcattattattattgttattaataattattattgtccTTGTAGacaatacagtatttatttatgtttttatttatttctttattgatgtatttgtttttattagtgACTTtctgtatttatgtttttatttatgcctttattgatttattcttttttatttatgcctttatttaagtatttatgtttttattaatgcctttattgatgtatttatgtttttatttatgccttaatttatgtatttgtgtttttattgacatatttgtttttagttatgcctttatttgtgtatttatttatgcctttatttatgtatttatttatgcctttatttatgtatttatgtttttatttatgcctatattgatgtatttattttaacttttcctttctCATTTTCACTCTACCCATTAAAAGAGAAGTGAAAAAATGAGAACCAGATGATAACATGAGCTGGTCAATGTTATTTTCACAAGGCTTTGTCATGTGATTACATCACAGATTGCAGATGATCAATTGCTCCACTGGCTCAGGATGacatctttttttcatattttctcatttttatctACAACTTTAGCCTCTTTGCTTCTTTTTATGAAAACCTGTTGCATACTTTCATTCATCCAAGTCATTTACTGTAACTTGGCCCTCCGCAAAGATAAATATTGGTGTAATTTTTGAGGTTTATttgcaattttcacattttggctGCCCTTTAATGCACTCAGCACTTTTCTTGATTGGTCACAGACAGGCTGTTCCAACTTCCATTTCCAAAACGACATGAAAACAGGCTTCAAATCTTGAAGAAAAGATCCTTGAAAATCAAGTCCAGGATGACTCAGAGAATGAGTCGTACTTTTGTTTGGGTGCCAGTTCAAATTATTCACAGTCCGTCATGGAAGATCGATATTTTGGAAGGACTTGGACCattgttgcatttgtttttcctaaacccaatttgttttttttagatggtttGCCTGAGTGGAAGTGATTGGCAATGAAATATGGCAAATGGACTTGGACCACTATtgcacaaaatattttgtttttactccCACTTTATCTTCAATTCATATACCCGTTTATTTGaattaatttgatcaaaaattgGCCATAGCATAGCAATATAGTTGATGGATTTAGACCACTATTGCACAAATTCCCTTGTTTTTAATCTCACTTTATTATCTTCAATTCATCTGTCcgtttgtctaaaatgtatttaatctgAAATTAGCCAAAACATAGCGATATAGTTGAGGGATTTAGAGCACTCttgcacaaaaaaagttttttctatCCTGTTATTTCCTTCAATTTACCTGAATCTTAAGGTAAGTGAATATAATCTATAATATGTCATGGAATATTGATTATTGTGAATGGATATAGACCACTATTGCacaaaaatattctgtttttaatcCCACTTTGTTTTCTTCAATGCATCTGCtcatttttctaaattaatTTAAGATGAAATTGGCCATGACATAGCAATATAGTTGATGGATTTAGACCACTAttgcacaaaatgttttttcctatcCCATTATTTCCTTCAGTTTACCTGAATATTAATCAAAGTGAATATAATTTATAATATGTAGTGAAATATTGATTTAATGTGAATGGATATAGACCACTATTGcgcaaaactgtttttttcattGACATAATCAGAATGTGTTCCCTCATTATAACAGCATCCAGGTTAGGATTTACAGAAAATAGTTTTATAAAAGCTTCATTTTAGGCAAAAAGTGAGTTTTCAACATTTATATGATGCTTTGTCTTGGCTGTCACTGTTATTTCTTCCATTTAATTAAACATAAATAGATTTGACCGATTATGGACTGGCATCAACATTGCGCCAAATCAAAAGTTATTGTAATTATTAGCCAAATTACATCATTTGAAGGAATATACCaagttatatatatttatttggaaGTATTTTACCCAAACGAAAGACTGTTTTGTACAAAAAGCAAAGGACAAACATGGAGTAGAACTTACAAATCCGGTGGGGTTGGCGTCGATAGCCGTCTTGACGTTCTTCACCACCTCCCGTTCACATCCACCGCATTGGACAGTCAAGAGTGATAGCAAGAGCAAAACTGTCGGAGGAAACAAACAGGAGAGTCGGCATGGAAACTTTCTGTGGTTTGTCACCTTGTTTCACAGGAATTAGCACAACTAGCCAAAGCACTAGCTCGCATGCCCTATTTAGCAAAAAGTACACTTTATGCTAGCTACAAGTTGTATAATAaagataattattatttttaaaagagaataaaacagcacatgttataaaaatatataaataatgttttcaaactgaatgaattagaaaaaaataaaactttagtGTTTCATCGATTGTTTTTGTGACCACATAGATTAGCTCTAGGGTTGTAATTGTTGGCAAAACATCTGTTTTAAGGGGGAGGGGCTAAACGATTACATTACGGTCAGgtgtattaattattaatttcccTCTGAATAATTACAACCACAGTTTGTGACCTGATCTGACAGTGAATCGATTAAGCTAACTTTTGAATAAAACTGTCCTTTTTTTGGGttataatataattttcagtCACGAGAATATGAATAATATAATTATgtataatacacatatatataaatatgaaaaatataaatgtatgaaCAATATAAATACGAAAAATATAATTACGAATAATTTAAATACgaataatataaatacaaataatttaaatacaaataatataaatattaacaatataaatactaatatattaaattgaaatacattttcaaattagATTTCCCCAAACCATTCGAGTTAAACTAAATgaccaactttaaaaaaaattgcactat includes:
- the LOC144199825 gene encoding uncharacterized protein LOC144199825; the encoded protein is MSLPVLLLLSLLTVQCGGCEREVVKNVKTAIDANPTGFRTVFPKDYYVSHYYTKSMLCDTDPCCVFPAAIVLLESWNVLLKNLWDEHLNQSLIFDLKQTLDIIISKNKNTERLQEEMDLSQFSPLTSSPEELLKLTSELFSRWLEVGCSPSMEICELPTLAPPSQKKDKEYSPSRVRLLTTRAISAKMEELQLAHMRDVTQAPISNAAPPSFPVRPALAWSLLLFRLYRWLLP